Part of the Phoenix dactylifera cultivar Barhee BC4 unplaced genomic scaffold, palm_55x_up_171113_PBpolish2nd_filt_p 001166F, whole genome shotgun sequence genome is shown below.
AGATTATGTGGTGATATATGCCTCTAGTTTTGGCTAGAGAGAACAGATTGTATACCCATTATTTGTTGATAGTGGAAGTTTTTGGGTGGACTACGGTCCCGTGGTTTTTACTCTCCACATTGGGGAGGTTTTCCACGTAAAAATTTGGTGTTccttttgtgttttatttttttgatcagCTAAGTATTTGTGAATGCCTTGATATATATAGATTAGGTAGATTGGCTCTAGTTGTTTGTTTTCTAACAGGTTTACACAAGGTGGGAGAGTTGTTGATTCCGTTGTGCTTTAATTATCTTGTTTGTTGTTACCTCCCAATCCCAACAGAGTTCTCCTGCTGCACATCAGACATCGAGGCTGAGAACCTCAAGGACTGGGTGGAGACCGACGAGTGCATCAAAGCCTGTGGACTCACCCGGAGCACCGTGGGGATCTCATCGGACTCTCTGTTAGATCCTCGTTTTGCTCAGAAGCTGTGCTCACCTCCATGCTACCAGGAGTGCCCCAACATTGTTGATCTATACTTCAACCTCGCAGCTGGTGAAGGTAAGAACTACATCTTGGCTACGCACATGTAAGTGATCTTTGATATCGAATTGAGATATTATCTTCGTTGATGCTGTTTTGCAGGTGTGTTCCTTCCAAAGTTATGTCAGGCATCATCGAATGCTCGCCGAGGCATGGAAGAGATCAAGAGCTCCAGTGCAGCAGCGGCAGGGCCTGCATCAGGGTCGGCAGCGGTGGCCTGTGCCCCAGGGCAGTCTGAGACGGGTTTCGTTTCCGGTGCAGCCATGGCGCCTCTCTGATGTGCTCTATATGGGAGCAATTGGATTGTTTCTCATGTATTCTGTGGCCACAAACCAGTGCAAGGAAGGTTGCTGTGAGAGTATGAAAGCATGTATTTGAACGACCATGTTGCATGGCAACTGATATGTAATACCTGTTACAACGTTGGTAACAATAGTAATATTTGGTTATTTACTGTTCCATTTCAGGATGCTGAATTCTGATGGCTTATTCCTTGCCCTCAAGGAATCATGGTGGCAAATTCTTTCCATCCGATTAAATTGCAAGGTAATTGAAGAGAAGATCACATAGGGAATAACCTCACATGCTATTAAATTATCTTAATACTACAAGAAAATCAGGCATTGCTGACGCTTTTTATTGCCTATACCAATGATTATAAGCATCGTTAGTTTTATTACCGACACTTTATAAAGCATCGCAAAAATGTGGGTGTTGGAAAATCCGGTTTGGTCCACCCATGATGGTTCAACCAAACCGGTAACCAAAAGACATGATCTCATGTCCAAAAGAGATGTCTTTCCATAGACATCTCTCCAACCCTGAAACTGTCTATTGACAGTTATGCATAAGGCTTCATTTAAAAGGTGTGGGTAGTTAATGAGATTCTCAGCAAGAGACTTGGGCATTTAGGTTATGAAAAATAGTAGATTTTCATTGGTAAAATCCACTCCTCGATCAGTGAATCGaattaaagagaaaaatctGTAAGTGATCCGAAATCCTTGCTTATGTTAATGTGTTTATCTttcattggtatcagagcatgttTGTTCGATTTCTGAAATGTTTTGGAGTGGATATTACATATTTTTAACATCTTAAATCCATTGCTCTCGCACTCACCACCTTGAATGGCCATTAATGGCGGTTTTGTTTACACATAGAGTTAGGCCgtgatttttttgcatgaagaTACTATATGATATGTAGATGATATCTGGAAAGTTTGGTGATGTTTAGTGCACTGGTTTGAGATATATAAATTCATAAAGATCAAAAACTCGGAATTTTGAACCTTGATAACTTTCTCCACAATTTGTTTTGGGAAACGAAATTTATATCAATGGAAATCCCTTGAAACAACCTTTCTATCCATATATAATACACTCAATTTCGTTCACTATGGAGGGAGAAACAAGGCCCGAAAATTTCAAGCTTGtttctgcaaaaaaaattttcatgTGAAGAAGACCTCCCTTTTTTCTCCCACGCGGCCACCTCATGAAAAAGGGAAGCCCAACTGCCCCAAACCCTTTTTTTCTCccctcctcatcttcttcttactATTTTTTTCATCCGAACATcttgaagaagagaaaggaggagagaTGGGTTATGTTGGGaagaatataatatttaaacaaAGAAGGTTGAGCTCTGTAGCGGGAGTTTGTAATCCAAGTGGGAGCGCATTTGGGGGTTTGAACGCTTGGTCACGCCTCTGAGTCTGGGTTTGGTGGTGTAAGAGGCTGGCTCGCCCGCTCCAAGTTGAGTAGCAAGATGTGTAGCTTGAGCGAAGGTTTGGGCCACGCATCTTCTGAAGCGGAGGGGACCGCGTGAGGCTGGTTTCACAGAGCAACGTACACCTCCCGCTCTCAACGGTGGAAGTTTAACAGGCAGGCCACCAATTTTCTGGAGAGAAAATTTCCAAACATGGTTTGGAGAAGTATATTGAGACGTAGTTTGTACCGTTGaattcaaaataataataattaattttctaattttttgtatttttttaaaatattttttcgaatataaaataatttttctattatttttatattcgaAAATGAGTTAAAATTacaggaaaatattttttttgaaaaaaaataataaataaataaataaattctgaaatttttccaATCATACCGTGATTGTATGTGTgacatttgaaaattttgaaattgaatgtTCCCGTATCCTTTAATTGTGTGTTATTATATTTCAGTGTTATGCCTAAGCATTTTTTCCACATTTGTTGTAGGAAATAATGCCACGAGTACCACTCTTAGTGAGGGTTCCGAGGGCAGCAAGGACTCCGGAACAAAGGGTGAGGCTTAGAGATTTGTTGCACACATTACGAGTTATAAGGATGGATCCTAATGATGACATGATTTTACATGTACAAACTATTCATTATATGATGGAAGAAATCATTCATCTAGGACATGCGTTATGTCAACATCAACGGTACCAAGTGTTGTATGATTCTCTATTTGGATCATGGCAACAAGTTCTAAGAGATATTTGGAATTCCTTAGCAGTGAGAGATTATGCTCAATTGGTGAGAGCATTTATAAAAGAGTATTTAATGCATGAGATTAGTGGAATTTTAACAGTAGCTGGAGGTCATACCATTAGTAGAATAATGGTTCCTTGGATCGAACAAATAGTATCATCTATGATTCAAAAAGAAATTGAGGATACTATTCCAAGGAGGGTTCGGGTTCTTAGATGGCAAAATCACTAGTTCAAAATAGTCGATGCTAGAATGACTTATATTCTTTACTTgtgtattaattatttaaattttttttttgataataaatgTCTCCatgtttatata
Proteins encoded:
- the LOC120108087 gene encoding uncharacterized protein LOC120108087 gives rise to the protein MQEFSCCTSDIEAENLKDWVETDECIKACGLTRSTVGISSDSLLDPRFAQKLCSPPCYQECPNIVDLYFNLAAGEGVFLPKLCQASSNARRGMEEIKSSSAAAAGPASGSAAVACAPGQSETGFVSGAAMAPL